The genomic region GCCACCCCACTGCCTCACGGACGCCGACCGTTCCGCCGGCGTTCGAGCGCTACGGCGACGAGGAACTCCCGCAGGCGCCCGCGTTCGGTCCCGGAAAGAACGGGCTGCTCGAGGCGACGTTCTCACGGGTCGCAGACGGCCCCACGCGGCTCGTCCGCGACCGCGTAGAAGTCCCCTACCATCTCACCGGGACGCTCGAGACCGATCCGGCGCCGGGGCTGACGACGCTGGTCGCCCAGGAACCGACCGGTGGCGTCGCCCAGGGCGACCGCCACCGGATGGATCTGGAGGCCCGAGAGGGGGCTCGGGCGCACGTGACGACCCAGAGCGCGACGAAGGTCCACAGCATGCGCGCGAACTACGCCCACCTCGACGCCAGGCTATGCGCTCACGAGGGAAGCTACCTGGAGTATCTCCCCGGCCCGACGATCGTCAACGCAGACGCACGTTGCTTGCAGACCGTCTCGGTCGACGTCGCGAGCGACGCGGTCGTCGTCGTCGCAGACGTGCTCGTTCCCGACGGACTCAGCGACCACGAGCCGTTCACGTTCGACCACTACCATGCCCGCGTCGAGGCAGAACACGAGGGGCGGCTGATCTGTGCGGACGCGGTCGATCTCCGGCCGGAGGAGCGCGATCCACGCGATCCCGCCAGCGTCGGCGCGTACGGCGTCGTCGGCTCGCTGTACGTCTTCGCGCCCGGCGATGGAAACACAGGTGGGGAAAACGGGTCTGAGCGCGCCGACACGCTCGTCGGGCGGATTCGCGACCGATTCGAGGAAAAGGCAGAGAGCGAACCGACGACCCACGCGGGCGTCTCTGCGCTACCCGCCGACTCGGGCGTCGTGGTGCGAATCCTCGGCCACCAGGCGGCGGCCGTAAGCCGCGCGGTTCGGGACGCGTGGGACGAGACGCGACGGGAACTACTGGGGGTCGGCGCACCAGCCGACCGGCGATACTGATGGAGCGCATCGACGGCGTTCTCGGAAACGTCCACGCCGACGACGATCTGGCGGCGCTGCGAGACGATCACGCTGCGGCGGGGACCCTCGAACGAGTAATTATCGACGCGGCCAACCGTCGCCGATCGCGATTTCGGGCGACGACCGACGCCGGAACCGACGTCGGCGTCGTCCTCGACCGGCCTGCGCTGTCGGTCGGCGACGTCCTCCAGTGTGCGGACGATCGGATGATCGTCGTCGCCTTCGAGCCCCGCGAGGCCCTCGCCATCACGCTTCCGGAGCCGACCGAGACAGCGCTCGATGCGGCGGTCGAACTCGGCCACCGAATCGGCAACCAGCACTGGGATCTGGCCGTCGAGGACGGGACGGTGTACGTCCCGCTCGCGGCCGACCGCCACATCGTCGAGCGCGTGGTTTCGGACGTCGTTCCGGGATCGCACGTCACAGAGACCACCGTCGAAGCCGACCTGTTCGTCACGGATCCCGGAGAGTTCACTCCGGACCACGATCACGGAGGCAGCTCAGAGGGCGACAGCCACGACCATAGTCCCAGCGAGCACAGCCACGATCACGGCGAGCACGACGAGCACAGCCATAGCCACGGCCACAACGAGCACAGCCATAGCCACGACTACGACCATACCCACGAGGACGCTGGCCGCGGCCACACTTACCACGACAAGTCCGACGCTGATTCCCACCATGACCACTGACTCCGACGCCTTCCTGGCTGCGCTCCGACTCTCGGACTCGTTTCTCCCGGTCGGGGGGTATACGGCTTCCTACGGGTTAGAGCAGTACCTGAACGAAGACGAGATCGAAACCGCCGACGATCTCGAGGCGCTCCTCGAAGCGTACCTTCGGCGCATCGTCGGCCCCTGTGAAACCGTCGCAGTCGCGAACGCGCACGCGGCGAGTGCGGCCGCCGATTTCGAGCGCGTTTGCGCCGTCGACGAGCGTCTCCACGCGGTGACGATGCCCCGCGAGTTCCGCGACAGCTCGACAAAAGCGGGTCGAAAGCTCGCCGAACTGCTCTTGGAGAACGACCGCGACCGGCATCCGGGCGCTGGGTCGAAGAGCGCCCAGTCGGATACAACGGGTTCAGAAATAGCCGACGCCGATCGTTTCAGGGGCAAATTCGTCGACGCGATCCGAACGGAGTCGACGCCCGGGAACTACCCAGTCGTCTTCGGCGTCGTGGCCCAGCGCCAGGGGATTTCGGTGCTCGAGGCCTGTCTCTCGCAGGCGTACTCGTTCGTCACTGGACTGTTAGGCGCCGCCCAGCGCCTCGGTCGGTTCGGCCACACCGAGATCCAGGACGTACTGGAGTCCCTTCGGCCCACGATCGCAGCGGTCTGCGAGCAGTACGTCGACGCCGACATCGATGCGATGGCGTCGTTCGCACCGCTGGCCGAGATCATGGGGATGCGCCACGAGCGCGCAGGGCGGCGGCTGTTTATGAGTTGAGACCGCCAGTCACTCGACCGGCGAGGAACACGACAGCAACACCCACGAACGTGACAGCAGTCGTGGCCGTTATTTTTTAGTGAATAAACGCCCATATTCGAACCATGGTGGACGAGCAGCCCACCGCCGACACGAACGATAGCGACGACAGTGGCATCGTCTCGCGAATCAAGCGTGTCTTCGGTCGCGACGGGTAAGCCACCCGTCAGTAGCCATTTTTATCGGCCGTGGTTTGCGGTCAGGAGGGTGTACTGACCGCGAATAGAGCGGGCAGTGATGAGAACGGAGTAGA from Halobacteria archaeon AArc-dxtr1 harbors:
- a CDS encoding urease accessory protein UreD, giving the protein MSGAGATRHPTASRTPTVPPAFERYGDEELPQAPAFGPGKNGLLEATFSRVADGPTRLVRDRVEVPYHLTGTLETDPAPGLTTLVAQEPTGGVAQGDRHRMDLEAREGARAHVTTQSATKVHSMRANYAHLDARLCAHEGSYLEYLPGPTIVNADARCLQTVSVDVASDAVVVVADVLVPDGLSDHEPFTFDHYHARVEAEHEGRLICADAVDLRPEERDPRDPASVGAYGVVGSLYVFAPGDGNTGGENGSERADTLVGRIRDRFEEKAESEPTTHAGVSALPADSGVVVRILGHQAAAVSRAVRDAWDETRRELLGVGAPADRRY
- the ureE gene encoding urease accessory protein UreE, which encodes MERIDGVLGNVHADDDLAALRDDHAAAGTLERVIIDAANRRRSRFRATTDAGTDVGVVLDRPALSVGDVLQCADDRMIVVAFEPREALAITLPEPTETALDAAVELGHRIGNQHWDLAVEDGTVYVPLAADRHIVERVVSDVVPGSHVTETTVEADLFVTDPGEFTPDHDHGGSSEGDSHDHSPSEHSHDHGEHDEHSHSHGHNEHSHSHDYDHTHEDAGRGHTYHDKSDADSHHDH
- a CDS encoding urease accessory protein UreF; this encodes MTTDSDAFLAALRLSDSFLPVGGYTASYGLEQYLNEDEIETADDLEALLEAYLRRIVGPCETVAVANAHAASAAADFERVCAVDERLHAVTMPREFRDSSTKAGRKLAELLLENDRDRHPGAGSKSAQSDTTGSEIADADRFRGKFVDAIRTESTPGNYPVVFGVVAQRQGISVLEACLSQAYSFVTGLLGAAQRLGRFGHTEIQDVLESLRPTIAAVCEQYVDADIDAMASFAPLAEIMGMRHERAGRRLFMS